In Ailuropoda melanoleuca isolate Jingjing chromosome 11, ASM200744v2, whole genome shotgun sequence, a genomic segment contains:
- the LOC109490429 gene encoding 60S ribosomal protein L37a, with product MAKGTKKVRILSKYGRQDGAPHRKMVKKIELSQHAEHTCAFCDKTKMERRATGIWHCGSCMKTVDGSAWPWDMASVVTAKSASRRLEDLKIHH from the coding sequence ATGGCTAAAGGCACCAAGAAGGTCAGAATCCTCAGTAAATACGGGAGGCAGGACGGTGCCCCGCACAGGAAAATGGTGAAGAAGATTGAACTTAGCCAGCACGCTGAGCACACTTGCGCCTTCTGTGACAAAACCAAGATGGAAAGACGAGCCACGGGGATCTGGCACTGTGGTTCCTGCATGAAAACAGTGGACGGCAGTGCCTGGCCCTGGGACATGGCTTCTGTGGTCACAGCAAAGTCGGCCAGCAGGAGGCTGGAGGACCTGAAAATCCACCATTGA